Proteins found in one Zea mays cultivar B73 chromosome 1, Zm-B73-REFERENCE-NAM-5.0, whole genome shotgun sequence genomic segment:
- the LOC103645108 gene encoding zinc finger protein ZAT3 codes for MATPIRPAAAAPPAPARPPQPMPPPPPPHHDTTLTLSLALPPPPPPSPFARARGVAPRPAPRPPDVVVARPAAVRSSPPAGGTPPCSECGKRFSSWKALFGHMRCHPERQWRGMTPPPHFWHQFTVQERETATSLLMLRGDRPAGAAGSRGRKSTLGAAGTSASSSLPRCECDDHKCSVCVRGGFATGRALGGHKRCHWEKTEGAPPAVATCSGDGFSASSSQAAPATTLDLNLPLLPRKSDQDGSLDATLDLKLGF; via the coding sequence ATGGCCACTCCGATCCGCCCTGCTGCCGCGGCTCCTCCTGCTCCTGCCCGCCCTCCGCAGCcaatgccgccgccgccgccgccccaccACGACACGACGCTCACGCTGTCGCTCGCGCTTCCGCCCCCGCCTCCGCCTTCCCCGTTCGCCCGCGCCCGCGGGGTCGCCCCCAGGCCGGCGCCGCGGCCGCCGGACGTCGTCGTCGCCCGGCCGGCGGCAGTGCGGTCGTCGCCGCCCGCGGGGGGCACGCCGCCGTGCAGCGAGTGCGGCAAGCGCTTCTCGTCGTGGAAGGCGCTGTTCGGCCACATGCGGTGCCACCCGGAGCGCCAGTGGCGCGGGATGACGCCGCCGCCGCACTTCTGGCACCAGTTCACCGTGCAGGAGCGCGAGACCGCCACGAGCCTGCTCATGCTCCGCGGCGACCGCCCCGCGGGTGCTGCTGGCAGCAGGGGCAGGAAGAGTACCCTCGGCGCCGCCGGCACGTCGGCTTCTTCGTCGCTGCCAAGGTGCGAATGCGATGACCACAAGTGTAGCGTCTGCGTTCGAGGCGGGTTCGCCACCGGGCGGGCTCTCGGCGGCCACAAGCGCTGCCACTGGGAGAAGACGGAGGGGGCGCCGCCGGCGGTTGCTACGTGTAGTGGAGACGGATTCAGCGCATCGTCGTCGCAAGCAGCGCCGGCCACCACGCTGGACCTCAACCTGCCGCTATTGCCACGGAAGAGCGATCAAGACGGCAGTTTGGACGCGACGTTGGATCTGAAGCTTGGGTTCTAA